In Heptranchias perlo isolate sHepPer1 chromosome 7, sHepPer1.hap1, whole genome shotgun sequence, a genomic segment contains:
- the LOC137323427 gene encoding roundabout homolog 3-like: MAILFDNAPVNRLGTTCKYLLFKLIGCAFVTLSWTDQIIPPLFTRKLRKMDSILGSFIHMECKVSGSLPMSFSWFKDYKIITTSEKYKVSCQDSKTTLEVNQLEISDHGTYICKATNSAGMDECSGILNITEPPSFIEKPVAQESLPGSAVQFRSVVKGTAPLSIKWLKDGRELMSGADCFILSEGSTSLLELFSAKVSDMGDYTCEVSNKVGSTTCTTRLFIKGVHFRFTF, encoded by the exons atGGCAATTTTAtttgacaacgctcctgtgaatcgccttggtac CACTTGCAAATATTTGCTGTTTAAGTTGATTGGCTGTGCTTTTGTCACTTTATCTTGGACAGATCAAATAATTCCCCCATTGTTTACAAGAAAATTACGGAAAATGGACAGTATTTTAGGATCTTTCATACATATGGAATGCAAAGTTTCTGGTTCTCTTCCAATGAGCTTTTCATGGTTTAAAGATTACAAAATAATAACAACTAGTGAAAAATACAAAGTATCATGTCAAGATAGCAAAACAACTTTGGAAGTTAATCAACTGGAGATTTCAGATCATGGAACTTATATTTGCAAAGCAACCAATTCAGCAGGAATGGATGAATGCAGTGGTATCTTAAATATAACAG AGCCACCAAGTTTTATAGAAAAACCCGTAGCCCAGGAAAGTCTACCTGGTTCCGCAGTGCAGTTTAGAAGTGTTGTGAAAGGAACTGCTCCACTATCTATAAAATGGCTGAAGGATGGCAGGGAACTGATGTCTGGAGCTGATTGTTTCATTTTAAGTGAAGGTTCAACAAGTTTACTAGAGTTGTTTTCAGCTAAAGTTTCTGACATGGGTGACTATACTTGTGAAGTCAGCAACAAGGTTGGCAGCACCACTTGTACGACAAGACTATTTATCAAAGGTGTGCATTTTAGGTTCACTTTTTAA
- the LOC137323428 gene encoding CAVP-target protein-like encodes MKNCEIYSNIHIIICFKLEPPGFIKKLENITTLSGNSIVFQSLLRGSKPMYVTWMKDKDDIQEDGNITLSFENNIATLQINAVEENHAGKYMCQVKNDAGTEKCFATLSVAEPAKITEQAQSLSVTAGNAANLECTVTGTPELKVKCFKDGNEMVPSRKHKISFENNMVSLKIPSVSNDDSAEYTFEVKNQFGTSSCKASLTVLG; translated from the exons ATGAAAAACTGTGAAATATATTCAAATATTCACATTATCATTTGTTTTAAACTAGAACCCCCAGGATTTATAAAGAAGCTTGAAAATATAACAACATTGTCAGGGAATTCTATTGTATTCCAAAGTCTATTGAGAGGCTCAAAGCCTATGTATGTAACTTGGATGAAAGATAAAGATGATATCCAAGAAGATGGTAATATTACATTGTCTTTTGAGAATAATATTGCTACTCTTCAAATAAATGCTGTTGAAGAAAATCATGCTGGGAAATATATGTGTCAGGTCAAGAATGACGCAGGAACTGAGAAGTGTTTTGCCACTTTGTCAGTAGCAG AACCAGCAAAAATCACAGAACAAGCACAGTCACTCAGTGTGACCGCAGGAAATGCAGCAAATCTGGAATGTACTGTAACTGGTACACCAGAACTAAAAGTTAAATGTTTTAAGGATGGAAATGAAATGGTACCTAGCAGAAAACACAAAATCAGCTTTGAGAATAATATGGTCAGCCTAAAGATTCCTTCTGTTTCCAATGATGATAGTGCTGAATACACTTTTGAGGTCAAGAATCAATTTGGAACCAGCAGCTGTAAAGCTTCATTGACAGTATTAGGTTAG
- the LOC137323426 gene encoding titin-like: MWYKDNKQIRRSKKYKMISENSLAIICILNSDVSDVGEYKCTVKNDVGSCTCTSIVSLKEPPGFIKKIENITTLSGNSIVFQSLLRGSKPMYVTWMKDKDDIQEDGNITLSFENNIATLQINAVGENHAGKYTCQVKNDAGTEKCVATLSVAEPAKITEQAQSLSVTAGNAANLECTVTGTPELKIKCFKDGNEMVPSRKHKISFENNVVSLKIPSVSNDDSAEYTFEVKNQFGTSSCKASLTVLDYKIITTSEKYKVLCQDSKTTLEVNQLEISDHGTYICKATNSAGMDECSGILNITEPPSFIEKPVAQESLPGSAVQFRSVVKGTAPLSIKWLKDGRELMSGADCFILSEGSTSLLELFSAKVSDMGDYTCEVSNKVGSATCTTRLFIKEPPYFIKKLDLTAIFKKGETANFECKVTGTPEIKITWFSNNREIRASEKYRMSFVDSVAIFEIADISLDNSGNYSCKAQNEAGSESCDIKVTVKVGSWQDQAMQESSSEAPADINCLA, translated from the exons ATGTGGTATAAGGACAATAAACAAATTCGACGCAGCAAAAAATACAAAATGATCTCTGAGAATTCTTTAGCTATCATTTGCATTCTAAACTCTGATGTATCAGATGTTGGCGAATACAAGTGCACTGTAAAAAATGATGTGGGGAGTTGTACCTGCACTTCTATAGTCAGTTTGAAAG AACCCCCAGGATTTATAAAGAAGATTGAAAATATAACAACATTGTCAGGGAATTCTATTGTATTCCAAAGTCTATTGAGAGGCTCAAAGCCTATGTATGTAACTTGGATGAAAGATAAAGATGATATCCAAGAAGATGGTAATATTACATTGTCTTTTGAGAATAATATTGCTACTCTTCAAATAAATGCTGTTGGAGAAAATCATGCTGGGAAATATACGTGTCAGGTCAAGAAtgatgcaggaactgagaagtgtGTTGCCACATTGTCGGTAGCAG AACCAGCAAAAATCACAGAACAAGCACAGTCACTCAGTGTGACCGCAGGAAATGCAGCAAATCTGGAATGTACTGTAACTGGTACACCAGAACtaaaaattaaatgttttaagGATGGAAATGAAATGGTACCTAGCAGAAAACACAAAATCAGCTTTGAGAATAATGTGGTCAGCCTAAAGATTCCTTCTGTTTCCAATGATGATAGTGCTGAATACACTTTTGAGGTCAAGAATCAATTTGGAACCAGCAGTTGTAAAGCTTCATTGACAGTACTAG ATTACAAAATAATAACAACTAGTGAAAAATACAAAGTATTATGTCAAGATAGCAAAACAACTTTGGAAGTTAATCAACTGGAGATTTCAGATCATGGAACTTATATTTGCAAAGCAACCAATTCAGCAGGAATGGATGAATGCAGTGGTATCTTAAATATAACAG AGCCACCAAGTTTTATAGAAAAACCCGTAGCCCAGGAAAGTCTACCTGGTTCCGCAGTGCAGTTTAGAAGTGTTGTGAAAGGAACTGCTCCACTATCTATAAAATGGCTGAAGGATGGCAGGGAACTGATGTCTGGAGCTGATTGTTTCATTTTAAGTGAAGGTTCAACAAGTTTACTAGAGTTGTTTTCAGCTAAAGTTTCTGACATGGGTGACTATACTTGTGAAGTCAGCAACAAGGTTGGCAGCGCCACTTGTACGACAAGACTATTTATCAAAG AACCTCCATATTTCATTAAGAAGTTAGATCTTACggcaatatttaaaaaaggagagacagCAAATTTTGAGTGCAAAGTAACTGGCACACCTGAAATCAAAATCACTTGGTTCAGCAATAATCGTGAAATTAGAGCCAGTGAAAAATACAGAATGTCATTTGTTGATTCTGTGGCAATCTTTGAGATTGCTGATATAAGCCTGGATAACAGTGGGAATTATTCCTGTAAAGCACAAAATGAAGCTGGCAGTGAATCTTGCGatattaaagttacagttaaag TGGGAAGCTGGCAGGACCAGGCCATGCAGGAGTCTTCATCAGAGGCTCCGGCAGATATTAACTGCTTGGCCTAA